Proteins from a single region of Candidatus Micrarchaeota archaeon:
- the albA gene encoding DNA-binding protein Alba codes for MADNEDNVVYVGKKNIMGYVLAVVTQFNNNASTVVIKARGKMISKAVDVAEIVRNRFMPDVKVDKVEIKTEELTSEDGSTSKVSAIEIHLAK; via the coding sequence ATGGCAGATAATGAAGACAACGTGGTTTACGTAGGGAAGAAGAACATCATGGGATACGTACTGGCAGTAGTGACCCAGTTTAACAACAACGCATCTACAGTAGTGATAAAGGCAAGGGGAAAAATGATATCCAAAGCAGTAGACGTGGCAGAGATTGTCAGGAACAGGTTCATGCCGGATGTGAAAGTGGACAAAGTGGAAATCAAAACCGAAGAACTTACATCAGAAGACGGGTCCACATCCAAAGTGTCCGCAATCGAGATACATCTGGCAAAATAA
- a CDS encoding KH domain-containing protein — MKFPICLKCAKSDTLCDSCESKLRNGEITELDVRISRLLLEIHKVHNITTASFEHAYDFGDTVVIFTKGDVGVLIGRKGAVVSRLSKELKKKVRIAQLRSDSHKTIEDLVAPARLLGINIVYTKDGEYHKIRIDRRTAHKLPVSIPTLERAAALLLKTKNIKITFE, encoded by the coding sequence ATGAAATTCCCGATATGCTTAAAATGTGCTAAATCCGATACCTTGTGCGATTCATGCGAATCAAAACTCCGTAACGGTGAAATAACCGAGTTAGACGTAAGGATATCAAGGTTGCTGTTGGAGATTCATAAAGTCCACAACATCACAACCGCATCGTTCGAACACGCTTACGACTTTGGAGACACTGTTGTGATCTTCACTAAAGGCGATGTCGGTGTGCTGATCGGACGTAAAGGCGCGGTTGTGTCGAGGTTGTCCAAAGAACTTAAAAAGAAGGTCAGGATAGCGCAACTGCGTTCGGATTCTCATAAAACCATCGAGGACCTGGTTGCACCTGCCAGACTTTTAGGGATCAACATTGTTTACACTAAAGACGGCGAATACCACAAGATAAGAATAGATAGGAGGACGGCGCATAAACTTCCAGTGTCCATACCAACATTAGAACGTGCTGCAGCATTACTTTTAAAAACGAAAAATATTAAAATAACCTTTGAATAA